The Chthoniobacterales bacterium DNA window ACTCGTCTTTGCTGGATGGTTCCAGTAGAGCGGCGAGTTCCGGGTGGGTGGTGGCGATGTGTTTGAGGAAATCCGGCGATGGCTTGGTGATTTCGTAGTTGTTTAGGAGCGCATGGCGGAGCGATGTCTCGGCTCCATCGGGAGTCATCACGGCTTCCTCGCCATCGCAGCGGAGGGCGGTGATGATTTCCTGGACGAGTTCCGGGCAATTCTGCGGAATGACGCCGAGGGCGTCGCCGGTTTCATAAGCCACTTCGCAACCTTCCAGACTAATCTCGAAATGGCGCACTTCCTTGGCCGATCCATCGCGGTTGAGCAGGCGATTGGTTAAAAGTCTGGCGGGAAACGGGTTTTTCTTCGAGCCCAGAGGAAGCAGATCGACCAGTTCTTCTTTGGCTTCCACAATAACGGAAGTGAGGGCGCCGAAGACGGAGGTGGTCCAATTCTTTGCCGGTGCCTCGTATTCCAAATCGCAGTCGATGCGAGGCGCGATGCGTTGCGCGCCTAGCTTTTCCAATAGTAGATCGCAGTCTTTGCCGAACTTGCAGAATTCCGAGTAGTTGGTATCGCCAAGCGCGAGCACGGAATACTTCATATGCGCCAGTGACGGAGCGGAGTCGGAGTTAAATGTCTTCCAGAAATCCAGCGCGTTGTCGGGAGGTTCGCCGTCGCCATAAGTGCTGGTGACGATGACGACATTTTTTTCCTGGGACCAATCGACCTTGCCGTGTTGATCCAGACCAAGCGCGCGTGAGGAAAAGCCCGATTGCGCGGCTTCTTTCGCGAGACGTTTGGCGAGAGTTTCCGCCGTTCCCGTCTGACTCCCAAACAAGATCAGCAATGGCTCCGCCGGTGCTTGCAACGCGGGTGGAGTCTGAGTCGAATGGGAAAATAACCCCGCGAGAAAACCATTCAACCAGAGGCGTTGCTCTGGCGTGAATGGTGCATCGGGAGGTATGGATGGAATGCCTGACATGAAATGTGAGTAACTGGTTATGTGGTCCGCTGTAGAGGATCGGCACACGCCGACTTGCAGCGGACCACAACCAGGAGATGCTAAGTGTTGCTAACTGTTAGAAGTTGAAGGTGGTCTGCACGTAACCGAAGTCGGCGTCGCTGTCGGCACCGGTGTCGGAGAGATACTGACCTGCGAAGAAGTGGCTGTAGCCGACTTGGATGGACGCCCATTTCTTGACGTTCCAGGTAACGGTGACATCGGCTTCTGAACCGGCAAAGCTGTCGGCGTTGCGGGCGGCTGGAGTGAGCGCGCGCACCGGAGTGATGCCGTTGGCGCGATACCAGACGTCGTCGGTCGATTCCAGCCAGAATGCATGGTAATCAAACTGGACGGTGATCGATTTCGCAGGCTGCAATTTCAACTGAGCCGCGAGTTCCTTCATGTTCTGCCAAGAGAAAACGTCCATGTAACCGTAGAACTTGTGGTTCGTCGGGAACAGATTTTGGAACGTCTCCGAGCTGCCGTCAGTCGGGTCGTTGTCGCCGCTGCCGTAGTTGCCTTCGATGCCGAGACGTGGTGTCCACGGAGCGTCGAAAGTATAACCAGCGCCAGCGTGAATCGCGTAGGCTGTTAGATCAAGACCGCGCAGTTCGCCGGTCTGGAAAGCAGCTTCCGCCTCGTAGTCGAATCCGACTAGCTTCGTTGCTGACTTGGTAGCGGGTGCCGTGGATTTACCGTCAGCGATGGATTTGCCATCAGCCGCTGGAGCCTCCTCATGATGGAAGACGCCGGGCTTGGATTTAATCCGGAAACCAAAGGTGGCGAAATCGGTGTTGCCCGTCGCCGCAGGCAGATAGCGCGAGTTAGTATCCTCGTGCAAATGCAGGACGTAGAGATCCGTGGTTTGGAAGCTCAGCGCCGTGGTGCTGAAATACAAGCCGCTGAAGATCTGGCCGCGATTGGTTTCATTTCCGTTGAAGGCATCGGACTGGTTGTAGGAACCGCGCTCCGGCACGACCACCGTCGAGGCAAAGGCGTCGATGGACCATTTTTCCGCTGCGTAACGGGCTTTCACCGCGTCGAAAGTACGCCCGATATTGTTCCAGTCGAAGCTGCCGATCAGGCGCTCGTCGCCATAGCTGAGAACCTGGCGGCCAACGGTGAGCGTGAAGCCTTTGGGGTCGCCAAACTGGAGATAAGCCTGACGTAGATCGAAGGCATCATCGCCCTCGGCTCCTAATATCGTGGGATAATCGGGACGATCCGAATACGCTTCACGGGAATCCTGTCCCTGCACGTAGATTTTCAGCCAGGAAGCTGGTTTGACCGCGACTCCGATGCGGAAACGCTGGAGCAGCCACGAGTCGTCGGTGAGGACATCGACATCAGAATTGAAGTCAAAGTTGTTCTCACGATACTCCCCGCGCAAGCGTTCCTGGACGTCGAAAACAACGGCTCCATTGAGGAAAGACAGCGGATTTGCCCCTTGTTTGTCGATGGGAACGATGGTTTTGTTAGGTGTTGTCGCGAGCGTCATGTCCCCGCCAAAGGCCGACGTTCCGGTTGCAAGGAGGGTTGCCAGGAGCAGTTCTGGCAGCCCTCTCAATTTTACAGATGTTTTTTTCATTAGTTTTATTAGTGTTTTTTGTTTGGTTTCCGCCAGTGGAGGTTAGGCACTGGCCAGAGTGGTGAGAGCGCCGAAGTCGGTGCTGTGAATATTAGTCGCGCAGCCGTCGGCACCCGATAGATATGGAACTCGCTCGTGCGCCCGCACTTCCAAAAAGTGAATCAGGTGCTCGCGCAGCTTGTAGTAGTCGGGGTGCTCCATGATCTCCTTGCGCTGGCGCGGACGGGGGAATTTTACCTCCAGAATGTCTCCGATGGTCGCCTCGGGACCGTCGGTCATCATCACGATCCGGTCGCTGAGAAAAATGGCCTCATCGACATCGTGCGTCACCATCATGGCGGTGATGCGTTCCTTGCGCCAGAGGTCGAGGAGGACCTGCTGCAACTCGTAGCGAGTGAGGGAATCCAGCATCCCAAACGGCTCGTCGAGCAGAAGCATTTTCGGCTTCAACGCGAAGGCGCGGGCGATGGCGACGCGTTGGCGCATTCCCTGGGAAAGCTCGTCAGGATACTTCTCCATCGATTCGCCGAGGCCGACTACAGTTAGGTAGTATTCAGCGATTTGCTGGCGCTCGATTTTATCCGCGGTGTAGAAAACCTGATTGATGCCTAACATCACATTTTCCCGGGCGGTCATCCACGGAAGCAGGGAGGGGGACTGGAAAACAATGCCGCGATCCGGTCCCGCGCCGTCGATCTCTTTTCCGGCAATGACGATGACGCCCTCAGTGATTTCACTCAGGCCCGCGAGCATCATGAGCTGGGTGGATTTTCCACAACCGGAATGGCCGATGACGGTGGTGAATTCACCTTTCGCGATCTTCAAATTGAAATCCTTCACGATAACGGCGCGTCCGCCATCCGCCTTGGGATAGGACTTGGTTAGCTGCGAGATTTCCACGTAGGCGCTCATGATTCGACTTCCACGGAAATGGGTTGGATTTCACTCTTGCGCACCGGTTTGCGTCTGTTGCGAAAAAGAAAACTGTGGCGTCCTTTGGTGAGATCCTCGGGCTCGATGTCGGGGAGAATCAGCTTCCTAACAATGGCTGCTCCGGCGGGCTTTTTGCACGATTGCAGGCGTTCGATAATCTCGTTGCGCAGGCGTTTGCCCTCGATGGATTCGAGCGCGGCCTTGCGGTTCTCCGAACGCGGGAGTGTGACGGGGATGGACTCCAGCAAAGTCGCCCGAGGTCCGGGTGTGAGCGGGATCACGCGGTCGGCCAGGAGGATCGCCTCGTCGGGGTCGTTGGTAATGAGAACGACGGTTTTTTTATCCTCCTGCCAGAGTCGGCTGATCTCTTCCTGGAGATTGGCGCGGGTCAGCGCATCGAGGGCGCTGAGCGGCTCGTCTAACAAGAGGACTTTGGGGTTGATCGCCAATGTTCTAGCCACAGAAACGCGCTGTCTCATGCCGCCGGAAAGTTCGCTGGGGAGCTTGTTGCGGGCCGGGGTTAGATTGACTGTAGCAATGAACTTCTCGATGTGTTCACGGCGTTTCTCCACGGTCCATTCCGGGAAAACCTGATCGACGGCTAGCGCGATGTTTTCATAGACGCTCAACCACGGGAGCAGGCTGTAGTTTTGAAAAACAATCCCGCGATCCGGGCCCGGGCCTTCCATTTTTTCGCCAGCCAGCCGCACCTCGCCGGAGTCGGGTTCGATCAATCCGGCAAGCAGGGACATTAGCGTGGTTTTTCCGGTGCCGGAATAGCCGATGATGGCAACAAATTCACCCTCCTCGATCTCGAGGTTAATATCGGCCAGCACCTCGCTGCGATTCCAGCGGGGACCGTAACCTTTGCTAACTTGATGCACGCTGAGAAAGCTCATGGTTAGATCGATTTGAAGCGGGCTTCGATGAAGCTCATGGCGCGGTCGAGTATAAGTCCGATCACGCCGATGGTTAGGATGCAGAGAATGATGCGCGAGTAGCTGCCGGCGTTGTATTCCTGCCAGAGAAATCCGCCGACTCCGGGGCGGCCTGTTAGCATTTCCACGGCGACGATCACCAGCCAGGCGATGCCCAGCGAGAGGCGGAATCCGGTGAACATATACGGCAGCGTCGCCGGGATGAGGACTTTGAAAAGCGTCTTGCTGCGGGAGAGTTTGAGCACCTTCGCGACGTTCAAATAATCCTGCGGTATCGCCCTAACTCCGACGGCGGTGTTCATCACAGTCGGCCACATGGCGCAGACGGCGATGGTGAACAAGGCGGCGGCGTCGGACGCGCCGAAGACGGTCTTCTGATGCGCATCGACCAGCTTTACCGAGCTAAACAAGACGAGGCCAAGTGGAAACCATGCCAGTGGCGAGACCGGGCGCAACACCTGGATGATCGGGTCTGCCGCCTTGGTAAAAGTCTTCGACAGGCCTAGGAAAAATCCAAGCGGCGTGCCGATGACCAGAGCGATGATATAACCCTGAGTCACCAGCCCCAGCGAGAGCGCGGTGAAAGCTAGAATGCCACGGTCGAGTTCCCCGCGTTTGGCGAAGGGCTGCACGATGTAGGCTTTGCTAGCTTTCCACGCAATCGTCGGGGTGGGGAGATCGGGGGAAATGCCAGTGCGCACGTTCTTGGTCACCATGTCGCCAAACTCATCCGCAACTCGCGTCGTGACCGTCTTGCCGGCGATCACCTGCCACAGGATCAGGAAGCAGGCGATCCCGATGAGGGGCAGCAACAGGCTGTCCAGCTTGAAGCGTTTGATGAAGTCCATGGTGAGTTAAAACAAGGTTAGTAAAGTGCTAGGTCACGCCTTGAGATTCTTGATCCCGAAGCTGTTCACATAGGCATTCAAGTCGCCTTTGGGGTCGAAGGTCACTCCGTCGAACAAGGTCTCGGGTTTCTCGTCCAGACCGCCGTGGGTGTAGCCGATTTCCTTCATTGCCTCCTCGTAAATATCGGTGCGCATGACCTGCTTCGAGAGCGCGGCGGCCTCCGACATGTCGGAGGTGAAACCCCAGCGGGTGAGCTGGGTCATCCACCAAGTGGCGTATTTCGGCTGCGGATAATTGCAGTTTCGGTCGCTGAAGATCATGTAGTTCGGATCGCGGAAGATGCGGCCGTCGCCCATGATGTATTTGCCTTGCAGACGACTCAGGATCGTCTCTGGCGGGCAGTTAATGTAGGTCGCGGCGCTGACGATCTTGGCTTGTTCTTCGCGGTTACTCATGACGTCGAGCCAGACGCTGGCCTCGTGGAGCGCTTTGAGAATGGCTTTGACCGTTTTCGGATTTTTTGCGGCAAATTCCTCGGTGAAGGCGCAGACTTTTTCCGGGTGATCCTTCCAGATCGCCTGAGAGTTGATCGCTGTGTAACCGATGTCCTCGGCGATGGAGCGGGCGTTCCAGGGTTCACCCACGCAGAAGCCGTCCATCTTGCCGACTTTCATGTTGGCCACCATCTGTGGAGGCGGTGTGGTGATGAGGGAAATATCGGCGTTGGCACCTGCGGCGTCACCGGGATTGATGCCACCCGCTGCGAGCCAGTAACGGAGCCACATGGCATGCGTGCCGGAAGGAAAAGTCATCGCAAAAGTCATGGGTGTGCCCGAGGCCTTGGCGGCATCGACGAGCGGCTTGAGCGCCTTGGGATCCTCGGCGACTTTGCCCTTGAGAGAGTTGGCGAGGGTGATGGACTGGCCGTTGCGATTGAGCAGCCAGGGAGCGATCATCGGTTTTTTGGGAGCGCCGCCGAGGCCGAGAGTCGAGGCGATGGGCATGCCGAGCAGCATGTGAGTCGCCTGGATGTCGCCATTGGAAAGCGAGTCGCGGATCGCAGCCCAGCTCGCGCCTTTGGCGACGGTGGAATTGATGCCGTATTTTTTGAAGAGGCCTTTTTCGTGGGCGATGACGATCGGCGAGCAATCGGTCAGCGCAATCATGCCGAATTTGATGTCGGTCATTTCCGGGGCGTCCTCTGCGGCATAGACGGAGCCGACAAAAGCCTTGGGCAAACCGGCGAGCAGCGCGGCGATGCCCGCAGTCTTGGCGGTGTTGGTTAGAAAAGAGCGGCGGGAGAGCGGCGTGCGCAGTGGAGTTAGGTTGTTATCGTGCATGTTAGGTTGGAGTTAGATGTTGGTTAGATTGGAGTTAGGTTTTGGTCAGGTGTTGGGCTTGCTGGTAGATGTCGGTGCGGAAAAATTCGTGCAGGCGATGCGCGGGAATGGCCGCCGGATCGGGAAACAAACCGTGCGCCTTCATCTGGCCGCAGACCCAGCGGCCGCGTTCGAGCGTGGGTTCATTGGCCAGCGGCCCGGAGAAAACGTGGAAGTCGGGCATTTTTTCCACGCGACCGTGGCCGAGATCGAAGAGCCCGCCCAAACTCGCCCGCACAGCCTGGATGGGGACGTTGAGATATTTGCGCTGGGCCAGACTCTCGGCCACACGCTCGCGATTTTCCGGCAACTGGCAGAACTGGCACGCCTCGATCAAGGCGGCGATGAGAGCCAGATGCTGTGGAGCCTTTTCCTCGGCAAAACTCTGGCGGACCAGCAATGCCTTCTCGGGGTGACCCGGAGCCAGCTCGCTGCTGCAGGCGACGATCCAACCCTGTTTTTTCATCACCGCCATCGAGTTCCAGGGTTCTCCGACGCAATAGCCGTCGATATGGCCCGCGTGCAGATTCGCCAGCATTTGCGGCGGCGGCACCACGACGATTCTCACATCCTGATCTGGCGTGATGCGGTTTTGCAGCAGCCAGGAACGCATCAGGAAATTATGCGAGGCAAAGTGGCTGGTGACGGCGAAGACGTAATCGCGTTCTTTTCGTTTTACCTCGTCCTGCAGCGAGAGGCCATTGCGCACGCCGCGCTTCCAGAGCGATTCGGAGAGCGTGATCGCATTGCCATGGAGGTTAAAAATAAAACCCGTCAGACACGGCGCGGCGATGGAACCCAGACCGCAACTAGCGGCGATCACCGAGCCCGCCGGGGCGTGGGCGGCGTCGAGTTCCTTATAAATGATCTTGTCGCGGATCGTCGCCCAGCCCGCCTCGCGATGGAGTCGGACGGCGATGCCATGTTTCGCAAACAAACCCAACTCCGCCGCCATGATGACGGGAGCAGCATCGACCAGCGGCACGAAGCCGAGTTGGAGCGCTATGGATGATTTGGTGGCAGGCACTGTGAATTTTTTGTTCATCCCCGACATAGCCGCCCGTGTGCCAGATTTAGCGATTGGATGCAGAAACAGATTGCAACTCACACATGCATACCATTAAAAAAATTCATAGATGGCCCAACTGATTGATAGTAAGCAACTTCGCGCCTTTGCAACGCTCGCCAAGACGGGAAGCTTCACGCAGACCGCGCGCCAATTAGGTGTGACTCAATCGGCGATAAGCCATGCGGTGAAGGGTTTGGAGGCCGATGTGGGGTGTCGTCTTTTAGACAGAGTGGGTAAAAGCGTGATCCTGAATCAGGCCGGTGAGCAGTTTCTAACTCGAGCCGAAAAGATCCTCAAAGAGATGTCGGAGGCTCGCACGGAACTTGGCAAGCTCGGCAAATGGGGCACGAGCCGGCTGCGCATCGGTGCCAGCACCACAGCCTGCCAGTATATTATTCCAGCAGTGCTGCGAGAGTTTAAAGAAAGTTTCCCACAGTGCTCGATTGCGATCCAAGTTGGCGACACACCGGAAAATATCGAGGCGCTGCGCTCGCATCAGATCGATCTGGCGGTGAACCTCGAACCGCGCCGCGACGACTTGCTGGAGTTCCGCGAATTGTTCACCGACGAACTGCAATTTCTCGTCAGCCCGCTCCATCCGTGGGCGGTGAGCGGACGGGCGGACCGGAGCGAGATCGCGGCGCAGAATTACATTGTTTACAGCAAGAAAAGTTACACCTTCGAGATCATTGAATGGTATTTCCGCGAGGAGGGCATCTCGCTGCACAGTTTGCTGGAACTCGGCAACATGGAGGCGATCAAGGAACTCGTGAAACTCGGCCTCGGCATCAGCGTGCTCGCGCCGTGGACCGCCGACAAGGAGCTCACCGAGCAATCACTCGTCGCCGTGCCGCTGGGCAAACGGAAACTCAAGAGACGCTGGGGCGTGCTGCATTGGCGCGAGCGTCGGCTGAGTCTGGCTGAGGAAACTTTCATCGGCCTCTGCGAAACGGTTTGCGCTGGATTGGGAGGTTAGAAAACCCATTGCTGCGGGGTGGAATCCGGGTAGTTATTTAGCAAGCACTCTCAGGGGCCAGCCCTATGGACCACTTCAGGTTTGATGACAAGCTGGAGCCCGGTTGCTTGACGTTTTATTCACTTTCAATCGGTCCGCAGCCCCATGAGCAACTCCCATTCACATTCGTCTGACGAGGAAAACGACTCCGGCAAGGGCGGACTTCCAGACGTTTCACCGGACTGTGTGGAGCAGGAGGCAGTGGACGAAATCGACAACATCGTGCCGAGCTACGGCTACCAGATGCTGCCGATGGTTTGCCTCGGCGGCTCGGCGGGCGGGATTCAGGCGTTGCGGGAGTTTTTCGAGGCGATGCCGGCGGAGAGCGGAATGGTTTTCGTCGTCATCCTGCACCTCTCGCCGGAGCACGAGAGTACGATCGCCGACATTCTCCAGCGCTCGACGAAGATGCGGGTCAAACAGGCAAACGATGGCGAAAAAGTCGAGGCCAACTCGGTTTACGTCATTCCGCCGGGCAAACATCTCACCGCGACCGACGGCCATTTGCGTCTAACTCCGCTAGAGCGCGTGCGCGGGAAACGTGTGGCGGTCGATCTGTTTTTCCGGTCGCTGGCCGACTCGCATGGGCCGCATTCCGCCGCCATCGTTCTCTCTGGGGCCGACGGCGACGGAGCGCTCGGCATCAAGCGGATCAAGGAACGCGGCGGGCTGACCATCGCCCAGGATCCGAACGAGGCGCAAACCTCCTCCATGCCGATCTCGGCCATCAACACGGGCATGATCGACTGGGTGCTGCCCGTGCAGGAAATGCCCCGGCGATTGGTGAATTATTTCGAGCTGGAAAAAAGGGTCATTGTTCCCTCCGAGGACGGACCGCAACCCGCCATTTCGCCAGCGCCCGAGCCCTCGGAGAGCGAGACCGCGCTGCGCGAGGTGCTGGCATTTTTGCGGACGCGGACCGGGCGCGACTTCAGCTATTACAAACGCGCCACCATTCTACGCGGCATCTCGCGCAGGATGCAGGTGAATGGAGTGGACGACCTCCCTGCGTATCTCGCCTTTCTGCGGATGCACACGGGCGAAGCCGGGGCGTTGTTGCAGGATTTGCTCATCTCGGTGACGAATTTTTTCCGCGACCGTGAGGCCTTTGAGGCGCTGGAGGCGCGCATCCCGGAGCTGTTCAAAAACAAGGGACCGTCGGACAGTGTGCGTGTCTGGGTCGCCGCCTGCGCCACGGGTGAGGAGGCGTATTCCGTCGTTATGCTGCTCACGGAATATGCCAGCACACTGGCCACGCCGCCCTCGCTCCAGGTCTTCGCCACGGACCTCCATGACGAAGTCGTGCAGATCGGGCGCAATGGCATCTATCCCATGGCCATTGAGGAGGACGTCTCGGAGGAACGCCTGCGCCGGTTTTTCATCAAGGTCCACGACGGCTACCGCGTTCGCCGCGAAATTCGGGAGGCGGTGCTTTTCGCCTCGCACGATCTGCTGAAGGATTCACCGTTTTCCCGGCTCGACATGGTGACGTGCCGCAACCTCCTGATTTACCTCAATCGCGAGGCGCAGGCGCGGGCGCTGGATATTTTCCATTTCGCGCTGCGGCTGGAGGGACTGCTATTTCTCGGCTCGTCGGAGTCGGTCGAGGACGGCTCGCTGCTCTTCCGGATTCTGGACAAGAAATTTCGCATCTACGCGCATCAATCCGTCGCCCGGAGCAATCTCCCCATGCCGATGGGTTCCGGCGTGGTGTCGCGCTCCTATCAAGTGCATCCGGGCTCGCACAGCCTCATCGTCGCGGGCCGGCAGTTCAATCCTACTCAGGTGCCTCTGCCGCTGCCCGGCGTCATTGAGGACCGGGAAAATCGTCCGACTTGGAGCGCAATCCACTTTCATTTGATCGAGCGGCTCGCGCCGCCCTCCATCTTGGTAAATGCCGATTACGAGATCTTTCACATGTCGGAATCAGCCGGCCGTTTCCTCCAGCACACCGGCGGCGAACCGACCAAGAATCTATTGCAACTCGTCCACCCGACGCTGCGAATCGAGTTGCGGGCGACTCTCTTTCGCGCGGCGCAAAGCGGCGAGGAGGCCGAGGCCGTGCGGGTGCCATTCGACCAAAACGGCAAGCCCCATCGTGCGAACATCCGCGTCTCGCCCGTCGGCGACGTGGCCCCGGGTTATCTGCTCGTCGTCTTCGCCGTCGAGGAGGTCTCCACGGAGGAACGCAGGGAACCGTCGGTGAAAACCAACGATTCGGTCCTGCAAAATCTCGAAAAAGAGCTGACGCACGTGAAGGCCAACCTGCGCGACACCATCGAGCAATACGAGGCGGGCACGGAGGAATTGAAGGCGAGCAACGAGGAATTGCAGGCGATGAACGAGGAACTCCGCTCGGCCACGGAGGAGCTCGAGACGAGTCGCGAGGAACTGCAATCGGTAAACGAGGAACTGACTACGGTGAACCTCGAAATGAAGGGCAATGTCGATGAACTCGGCCAGGCCAACAGCGACTTGCACAATTTGATGGCCTCGACCGACATCGCCACCATTTTCCTGGATCGCGAGCTGCGGATCATGCGTTTCACGCCGCCGGCGGTCGGGCTGTTTCATTTGATTTCGAGTGACATCGGACGACCCCTGGCCGACTTGAAGCACCGACTGGAATACCCCAGTCTCATTCCCGATGCTGCGAGCGTGCTGAAGACGCTGGCTGTGGTCCGTCGCGAGGTTTCCAGCGGGTCCGAATGGTATCTGGTCCGAATGCTGCCTTACCGCACGATTGAGGATCACATCAATGGCGTCGTCCTCACTTTTGTGGACATCACGGAGTCGCGCCAGGCGCATCTGGCATTGCGTGATTCCGAGGAGCGGATGCGTTTCGCGCTGGAGGCGGCGAACATCTACGGATGGGAAATGGACCCGGCGACTGGCCAGGTGCGTTACGTCGGCAACCGCACGCGAGTGCTTGGCTTCACCCTGCCGGAGACTCGCCCGGAGATTATCGACATCATTCACCCGGAGGATCGCGCGCGGGTGGAGGACGCATTCGAGAAGGCGCTCGCGGAGAATGGCCGGTTCGACTCGGAGTTCCGCTTCGTGCATCCAGACACGGGGGAAATCGTTTGGCAAAGCTCCCATGGCGTCTTCTTGGAGCGAAACGGCCAGGGTCGTTTCGTGGGCATCACGCATAACATCACCGAACGCAAACGCAGCGAGGCGACGCGGATGAATTTCCGCCAGATCTTCGAGAGCGCACCGGGCAAATACGTCGTGATCGAGCCCGACACCTGCAAGATCATGGCCGTGAGCGACGCCTATTTGCAGGCAACCGGGACG harbors:
- a CDS encoding sulfite reductase subunit alpha encodes the protein MSGIPSIPPDAPFTPEQRLWLNGFLAGLFSHSTQTPPALQAPAEPLLILFGSQTGTAETLAKRLAKEAAQSGFSSRALGLDQHGKVDWSQEKNVVIVTSTYGDGEPPDNALDFWKTFNSDSAPSLAHMKYSVLALGDTNYSEFCKFGKDCDLLLEKLGAQRIAPRIDCDLEYEAPAKNWTTSVFGALTSVIVEAKEELVDLLPLGSKKNPFPARLLTNRLLNRDGSAKEVRHFEISLEGCEVAYETGDALGVIPQNCPELVQEIITALRCDGEEAVMTPDGAETSLRHALLNNYEITKPSPDFLKHIATTHPELAALLEPSSKDELRNYLWGREIIDFLTTPIALEAFIPLLKKIQPRLYSISSSPKAHPGQVHLTISSVRHASHGRLRKGVCSTFLADRCHAEMPVPVFIQTSHGFRVPADVSKPVIMVGPGTGIAPFRAFLQERRVTGATGKNWLFFGDQKRSTDYLYEDELTSMQMDGHLHRLDLAFSRDQTEKIYVQDRMLEAGEELWRWLEEGAHFYVCGDASRMAKDVDNALHTIAEKFGGKTPEAAKEYVSRLKTEKRYQRDVY
- a CDS encoding alginate export family protein; amino-acid sequence: MKKTSVKLRGLPELLLATLLATGTSAFGGDMTLATTPNKTIVPIDKQGANPLSFLNGAVVFDVQERLRGEYRENNFDFNSDVDVLTDDSWLLQRFRIGVAVKPASWLKIYVQGQDSREAYSDRPDYPTILGAEGDDAFDLRQAYLQFGDPKGFTLTVGRQVLSYGDERLIGSFDWNNIGRTFDAVKARYAAEKWSIDAFASTVVVPERGSYNQSDAFNGNETNRGQIFSGLYFSTTALSFQTTDLYVLHLHEDTNSRYLPAATGNTDFATFGFRIKSKPGVFHHEEAPAADGKSIADGKSTAPATKSATKLVGFDYEAEAAFQTGELRGLDLTAYAIHAGAGYTFDAPWTPRLGIEGNYGSGDNDPTDGSSETFQNLFPTNHKFYGYMDVFSWQNMKELAAQLKLQPAKSITVQFDYHAFWLESTDDVWYRANGITPVRALTPAARNADSFAGSEADVTVTWNVKKWASIQVGYSHFFAGQYLSDTGADSDADFGYVQTTFNF
- a CDS encoding ABC transporter ATP-binding protein, whose product is MSAYVEISQLTKSYPKADGGRAVIVKDFNLKIAKGEFTTVIGHSGCGKSTQLMMLAGLSEITEGVIVIAGKEIDGAGPDRGIVFQSPSLLPWMTARENVMLGINQVFYTADKIERQQIAEYYLTVVGLGESMEKYPDELSQGMRQRVAIARAFALKPKMLLLDEPFGMLDSLTRYELQQVLLDLWRKERITAMMVTHDVDEAIFLSDRIVMMTDGPEATIGDILEVKFPRPRQRKEIMEHPDYYKLREHLIHFLEVRAHERVPYLSGADGCATNIHSTDFGALTTLASA
- a CDS encoding ABC transporter ATP-binding protein, translated to MSFLSVHQVSKGYGPRWNRSEVLADINLEIEEGEFVAIIGYSGTGKTTLMSLLAGLIEPDSGEVRLAGEKMEGPGPDRGIVFQNYSLLPWLSVYENIALAVDQVFPEWTVEKRREHIEKFIATVNLTPARNKLPSELSGGMRQRVSVARTLAINPKVLLLDEPLSALDALTRANLQEEISRLWQEDKKTVVLITNDPDEAILLADRVIPLTPGPRATLLESIPVTLPRSENRKAALESIEGKRLRNEIIERLQSCKKPAGAAIVRKLILPDIEPEDLTKGRHSFLFRNRRKPVRKSEIQPISVEVES
- the ntrB gene encoding nitrate ABC transporter permease, whose product is MDFIKRFKLDSLLLPLIGIACFLILWQVIAGKTVTTRVADEFGDMVTKNVRTGISPDLPTPTIAWKASKAYIVQPFAKRGELDRGILAFTALSLGLVTQGYIIALVIGTPLGFFLGLSKTFTKAADPIIQVLRPVSPLAWFPLGLVLFSSVKLVDAHQKTVFGASDAAALFTIAVCAMWPTVMNTAVGVRAIPQDYLNVAKVLKLSRSKTLFKVLIPATLPYMFTGFRLSLGIAWLVIVAVEMLTGRPGVGGFLWQEYNAGSYSRIILCILTIGVIGLILDRAMSFIEARFKSI
- a CDS encoding CmpA/NrtA family ABC transporter substrate-binding protein, which translates into the protein MHDNNLTPLRTPLSRRSFLTNTAKTAGIAALLAGLPKAFVGSVYAAEDAPEMTDIKFGMIALTDCSPIVIAHEKGLFKKYGINSTVAKGASWAAIRDSLSNGDIQATHMLLGMPIASTLGLGGAPKKPMIAPWLLNRNGQSITLANSLKGKVAEDPKALKPLVDAAKASGTPMTFAMTFPSGTHAMWLRYWLAAGGINPGDAAGANADISLITTPPPQMVANMKVGKMDGFCVGEPWNARSIAEDIGYTAINSQAIWKDHPEKVCAFTEEFAAKNPKTVKAILKALHEASVWLDVMSNREEQAKIVSAATYINCPPETILSRLQGKYIMGDGRIFRDPNYMIFSDRNCNYPQPKYATWWMTQLTRWGFTSDMSEAAALSKQVMRTDIYEEAMKEIGYTHGGLDEKPETLFDGVTFDPKGDLNAYVNSFGIKNLKA
- a CDS encoding CmpA/NrtA family ABC transporter substrate-binding protein — its product is MPATKSSIALQLGFVPLVDAAPVIMAAELGLFAKHGIAVRLHREAGWATIRDKIIYKELDAAHAPAGSVIAASCGLGSIAAPCLTGFIFNLHGNAITLSESLWKRGVRNGLSLQDEVKRKERDYVFAVTSHFASHNFLMRSWLLQNRITPDQDVRIVVVPPPQMLANLHAGHIDGYCVGEPWNSMAVMKKQGWIVACSSELAPGHPEKALLVRQSFAEEKAPQHLALIAALIEACQFCQLPENRERVAESLAQRKYLNVPIQAVRASLGGLFDLGHGRVEKMPDFHVFSGPLANEPTLERGRWVCGQMKAHGLFPDPAAIPAHRLHEFFRTDIYQQAQHLTKT
- a CDS encoding LysR family transcriptional regulator — protein: MAQLIDSKQLRAFATLAKTGSFTQTARQLGVTQSAISHAVKGLEADVGCRLLDRVGKSVILNQAGEQFLTRAEKILKEMSEARTELGKLGKWGTSRLRIGASTTACQYIIPAVLREFKESFPQCSIAIQVGDTPENIEALRSHQIDLAVNLEPRRDDLLEFRELFTDELQFLVSPLHPWAVSGRADRSEIAAQNYIVYSKKSYTFEIIEWYFREEGISLHSLLELGNMEAIKELVKLGLGISVLAPWTADKELTEQSLVAVPLGKRKLKRRWGVLHWRERRLSLAEETFIGLCETVCAGLGG